The Nitrosomonas communis genome has a segment encoding these proteins:
- a CDS encoding N-acetyltransferase: protein MSEQIDQQKNTPIYVHPVISYREMGTFIDIPWQIYANDPMWVPPLRLERRLHFSRFNPFLEHAKWQAWIAYKGKQPVGRISAQVDTLHRQRYGADTGHFGSLECINDSEVFAKLMHTAETWLAERGTRQVTGPFNLSINQECGILIEGFETPPVVMMPHSPKWYGPLLEQCGYQPAKDLLAYWIAVDFEPPRIMRTVIQKFSKQIKLRTLRRDKFSEEMEILRDIFNDAWSENWGFVPFTQSEFAELGNSLRWLVPSEYIQIAEVEGVPVAFMAALPNLNEIFAQLNGNLFPTGWLRLIKQLKSNTVQTARIPLMGVRKQFHNTPLGMALAFTVINAPREIGLVRGIKKVELSWILEDNKPMRSILETIGCQEYKRYRLYKKTL, encoded by the coding sequence ATGAGTGAACAAATAGATCAGCAGAAAAATACCCCTATTTACGTGCATCCTGTCATCTCTTACCGTGAGATGGGTACATTTATTGACATTCCCTGGCAAATTTATGCAAATGATCCTATGTGGGTGCCTCCTCTTCGCTTGGAGCGACGCTTGCATTTTTCCAGATTTAACCCTTTTTTAGAGCATGCAAAATGGCAAGCCTGGATTGCTTATAAAGGTAAACAACCCGTAGGTAGAATTAGTGCACAAGTGGACACTCTTCACAGACAACGTTATGGCGCAGATACGGGGCATTTTGGCTCGCTGGAATGTATCAACGATAGCGAGGTCTTTGCCAAGCTCATGCATACTGCCGAAACTTGGCTTGCTGAACGGGGCACACGTCAGGTAACTGGACCTTTTAATTTATCCATCAATCAGGAGTGCGGTATTTTAATAGAGGGCTTTGAAACACCACCGGTTGTCATGATGCCGCATTCACCTAAATGGTATGGTCCATTACTGGAACAATGCGGCTACCAGCCTGCTAAAGATCTCCTGGCCTATTGGATTGCGGTTGATTTTGAACCACCAAGAATCATGCGTACGGTGATTCAGAAATTTTCAAAGCAAATTAAGCTGAGAACGCTACGCCGCGATAAATTTAGTGAAGAAATGGAAATATTGCGTGATATTTTCAACGATGCCTGGTCAGAAAACTGGGGATTTGTCCCTTTTACCCAATCTGAATTTGCTGAGCTTGGCAACAGTCTGCGCTGGCTAGTCCCAAGTGAATATATCCAGATTGCGGAAGTAGAGGGAGTTCCTGTTGCATTCATGGCAGCCCTTCCCAACCTTAATGAAATTTTTGCCCAACTCAATGGTAATTTGTTTCCGACAGGCTGGCTTCGTTTAATTAAGCAACTAAAATCCAACACGGTTCAGACTGCCCGTATTCCGCTAATGGGTGTGCGCAAGCAATTCCACAATACGCCGCTTGGCATGGCACTGGCTTTTACGGTGATCAATGCGCCGAGAGAAATCGGGCTTGTGAGAGGAATCAAAAAAGTCGAACTGTCCTGGATCCTTGAAGATAACAAGCCTATGCGCAGTATACTCGAAACTATTGGCTGCCAAGAATATAAGCGATACCGGCTTTATAAAAAAACGCTCTAG
- the lptF gene encoding LPS export ABC transporter permease LptF, with protein MKIIEKYITRELLFPFLTVLSILVGLFVSFSIARFLAGAVTETLGMVAMLQLVMLKTIIALEVLIPISFYVSVIYGLSRMSRDQEMNILRSVGFSDYRVLYTVLLVAAPVGIMSGVLSLYARPWAYAETYILNAQAEAELNANRFQAGRFYGSEKSGRVVFVQAKDDSGMRLEEVFHFIKKEGISEIVIAKEAIQRQQISLEQRPHIELFDGYIYRIAYPKDSDSVIQYEKMTYFTENEQSKWHRRKAAPTRMLWGSERTHDIAELQWRLSRPVATILLALIAVSFTRLSPRQNKSDKTFLIAATVFAIYYNLSGLAQTWVEQGVVAAIPGIWWLYLLLFVIAGLLLPGTRQKLFRR; from the coding sequence ATGAAAATCATCGAGAAATACATCACACGAGAACTGCTCTTCCCTTTTCTTACTGTACTCAGCATTCTTGTGGGGCTTTTCGTTAGCTTCAGTATTGCTCGATTTTTGGCTGGCGCGGTCACTGAAACACTCGGCATGGTCGCCATGCTTCAACTAGTAATGCTCAAAACGATCATTGCTTTGGAGGTGTTGATCCCCATCTCATTCTATGTTTCTGTCATTTATGGATTAAGTAGAATGAGCAGGGATCAAGAAATGAACATATTACGTTCTGTCGGATTCAGCGATTACCGTGTGCTCTATACAGTATTATTAGTTGCGGCCCCTGTAGGCATCATGAGTGGTGTGCTCTCACTTTATGCACGTCCCTGGGCTTATGCTGAAACTTACATTCTCAACGCGCAAGCTGAAGCCGAACTCAATGCCAATCGTTTCCAGGCAGGGCGTTTTTACGGCAGTGAAAAGAGCGGGCGCGTGGTTTTTGTACAAGCCAAGGATGATTCTGGCATGCGCTTGGAAGAAGTATTTCACTTTATCAAGAAAGAGGGTATCAGTGAGATTGTCATAGCAAAGGAAGCCATTCAACGGCAACAGATATCACTGGAACAGCGGCCGCATATCGAATTGTTTGACGGCTATATTTATCGTATTGCCTACCCAAAAGATAGCGACAGTGTGATTCAATATGAAAAAATGACCTATTTTACTGAAAACGAGCAATCAAAATGGCATCGGCGCAAAGCTGCACCGACACGTATGTTATGGGGATCGGAAAGAACGCATGATATTGCAGAGCTTCAATGGCGGCTTTCCCGTCCAGTTGCAACTATTCTGCTGGCTTTGATCGCTGTCTCGTTTACGCGCCTTTCTCCCCGTCAAAACAAAAGCGACAAAACTTTTCTAATTGCCGCCACCGTGTTTGCTATTTACTATAATCTCAGCGGATTGGCTCAAACATGGGTAGAACAAGGCGTCGTCGCCGCCATACCGGGTATATGGTGGTTATATCTACTGCTTTTTGTTATCGCTGGACTGCTTTTGCCAGGCACAAGACAAAAATTATTTAGAAGATAA
- the lptG gene encoding LPS export ABC transporter permease LptG gives MKTASRYIAKQIVMAMALATLVLLPLFSFFDLLEQLDDVGKGTYQTRDAFLYVAMLIPRRFIQIVPFIALLGTVGALGKLAINLELVALRVAGLSPARLSIVPVGIGMALILIIAVMEQFIAPQLQQRAVALRATAMDKTAELGKGLGIWTRNEHNILRIGEILPGNIAIDVEIMHFNEQNLLATHTHAKFADNLNDELWRLNNVTVRTFTEKNIALTTASTVEWQSFLKAEDISTLTKPPESLSPVELIRHTEFLQETGQKVDAYLMAIWRKIGNAFMIIAMILLGIPFIFGSVREGLGGKLTLATVIGVGVYLLDQIIANAGLLLQLNLVLTSILPSLILITLTILWLRRIY, from the coding sequence ATGAAAACTGCCTCCCGTTATATCGCCAAACAAATAGTAATGGCTATGGCTCTCGCTACGCTAGTGCTATTACCGTTATTCAGTTTCTTCGATTTATTAGAACAACTCGATGATGTCGGCAAAGGCACTTATCAGACGAGAGATGCCTTTCTATATGTTGCCATGCTAATTCCACGCCGGTTTATTCAAATTGTGCCCTTTATCGCGCTGCTGGGCACAGTTGGTGCGCTAGGCAAATTAGCCATTAATCTCGAGTTAGTGGCCCTACGTGTCGCCGGATTGTCACCCGCCCGGCTTAGTATCGTCCCTGTTGGCATTGGGATGGCATTAATTCTGATCATCGCTGTGATGGAACAATTCATCGCTCCACAGCTTCAGCAAAGAGCTGTTGCACTTCGGGCGACTGCAATGGATAAAACCGCTGAGCTAGGAAAAGGGCTTGGGATCTGGACACGCAATGAGCATAATATTCTACGTATCGGTGAAATCCTGCCTGGAAACATCGCAATTGATGTTGAAATCATGCATTTTAATGAACAGAACTTGCTTGCTACGCATACACATGCAAAGTTTGCGGATAACCTCAATGATGAATTATGGCGATTAAATAATGTGACTGTCAGAACATTCACAGAGAAAAATATCGCACTAACCACTGCCAGCACCGTAGAGTGGCAATCTTTTCTTAAAGCAGAAGATATTTCTACATTGACCAAGCCTCCCGAAAGCCTTTCCCCGGTGGAGCTAATACGACATACAGAATTTCTGCAAGAGACTGGCCAGAAAGTCGATGCATATCTCATGGCTATCTGGCGTAAGATAGGGAACGCATTTATGATCATCGCCATGATATTGCTGGGCATTCCCTTTATTTTTGGTTCGGTCCGTGAGGGATTGGGAGGTAAACTGACTCTGGCTACCGTCATCGGAGTCGGGGTTTATCTGCTCGACCAGATCATTGCTAATGCTGGCTTGCTGCTGCAATTGAATCTGGTATTAACATCCATTCTTCCCAGTTTAATCCTTATTACCTTGACCATTCTGTGGTTGCGGCGGATTTATTAA
- a CDS encoding CDP-alcohol phosphatidyltransferase family protein, translated as MSTTYIYILGESETSLWGLSGRERLLRTVASLKQTHLIDNPADIPGDAPALLLRADHLYDARVIAALINLQEDIVLYHQGDMAVAVRTIGKNIPTLLQALSSANMQAFSFMKKYALKDLQLGIQQNLKKKEPPYILSISAANREALEWELFAGSYKGVTDLVTKWLWPIPAFWATHLCVRWKITPNQVTLFSLLLAIFAGVAFWYGYYASGLVMGWLMTFLDTVDGKLARVTLSSSRLGDVLDHGLDIIHPPLWYAAWGVGLTTTAFPLANLELWFWLIFVGYIGGRICEGLFEFWLAPFVMFMWQRIDSFNRLITARRNPNLILMTASWLADRPDIGFLMVVGWHGLSTLFLAWRVLVAWQVRRLEGSLTSWMEAIDPIRDRQQLAVKVFTRVPLAEKNGSAITHP; from the coding sequence ATGTCGACAACTTATATTTATATCCTCGGTGAAAGCGAAACCAGCCTCTGGGGATTGAGTGGCCGCGAACGGCTGCTACGTACGGTAGCATCTCTCAAACAAACCCATCTGATTGATAACCCAGCAGACATTCCGGGCGATGCGCCTGCGCTGCTGCTGCGCGCCGATCATCTGTATGATGCCAGGGTGATTGCTGCTTTGATCAACTTGCAAGAAGACATCGTACTATATCATCAAGGCGACATGGCCGTTGCCGTACGTACTATCGGAAAAAATATCCCTACCCTGCTTCAAGCCTTGAGCAGTGCAAATATGCAAGCATTCTCCTTTATGAAGAAATACGCTCTGAAAGATTTACAGCTAGGTATCCAGCAGAATCTGAAGAAAAAAGAGCCGCCCTATATCCTCTCGATCAGTGCAGCTAATCGGGAGGCACTTGAATGGGAATTGTTCGCAGGCTCTTATAAAGGCGTAACCGACCTCGTCACCAAATGGCTATGGCCTATACCTGCATTTTGGGCAACTCATCTCTGTGTGCGCTGGAAAATAACGCCCAATCAGGTGACGTTGTTCAGCCTGCTATTAGCAATTTTCGCAGGAGTGGCCTTCTGGTACGGTTACTACGCAAGTGGTCTGGTCATGGGATGGTTAATGACTTTCCTCGATACAGTGGATGGTAAACTGGCACGCGTCACGCTTAGTTCAAGCCGGCTGGGCGATGTACTGGATCATGGCCTGGATATTATTCATCCACCGTTATGGTATGCTGCCTGGGGTGTCGGTTTAACGACCACCGCATTCCCACTAGCGAATCTGGAATTATGGTTCTGGCTGATATTTGTCGGTTACATTGGTGGACGTATCTGTGAAGGGTTATTCGAATTCTGGCTTGCACCTTTTGTCATGTTTATGTGGCAACGCATTGATTCGTTCAATCGCCTCATCACTGCGCGGCGTAATCCCAATCTGATTCTAATGACAGCAAGTTGGCTTGCTGACCGACCCGATATCGGATTCTTAATGGTTGTGGGCTGGCATGGCTTATCAACACTTTTTCTCGCCTGGCGAGTGCTCGTTGCCTGGCAAGTCCGACGCCTAGAAGGATCACTCACCTCGTGGATGGAAGCAATTGACCCAATACGAGACAGACAACAACTAGCGGTCAAAGTATTTACCCGCGTTCCTCTTGCTGAGAAAAATGGTAGCGCCATTACGCATCCATAG
- a CDS encoding diacylglycerol/lipid kinase family protein: protein MVAPLRIHSLETGTARVGLILNPLGGKARKRHSLIKQLLAEIPGIHQWIVTTAADFDASVKALIQAKIDWLIILGGDGTFQGILNRLYAWLPSEQWPVLTIIPGGTTNMTALDLGMRGTPDHILRRLKHYLQQPAPRPAPVLVERPVLCIEQTGREKIYGMFLGLGLIARGVKFSRSSIKQIGITGDIFTTLIVLRSLLGTFLGRPQPEWAPVQITIENETGSRREERYLLVLVSALEQLLMGIRPYWGNESAPLHVTFVRQYSKKFWCSILPLITGRGHNLKKEDGYVSYNTQVLELSLDDEYIVDGELFHASRQHGPLRISASGPITFLVL from the coding sequence ATGGTAGCGCCATTACGCATCCATAGCCTGGAAACAGGAACAGCCCGTGTCGGATTGATCCTCAATCCATTGGGCGGAAAGGCACGGAAACGTCATAGCCTGATCAAGCAGTTACTGGCTGAGATACCCGGTATCCACCAGTGGATTGTCACTACTGCCGCAGATTTCGATGCTTCAGTAAAAGCACTCATTCAGGCAAAGATTGACTGGCTAATTATCCTTGGAGGGGATGGTACCTTTCAAGGGATACTCAATCGCCTCTATGCTTGGTTACCGTCTGAACAATGGCCGGTTCTGACGATCATTCCTGGCGGAACGACCAATATGACTGCACTTGATCTGGGCATGCGCGGCACACCGGATCATATCCTGCGCCGCTTAAAACACTATCTGCAGCAACCTGCTCCACGTCCAGCTCCCGTACTTGTTGAACGACCGGTATTGTGTATTGAACAAACAGGACGGGAAAAAATCTATGGCATGTTTTTGGGGCTGGGGCTGATTGCGCGCGGAGTCAAATTCTCGCGCAGCTCAATCAAACAAATAGGCATTACCGGAGATATTTTTACCACACTCATCGTATTACGCTCTTTATTAGGCACCTTTCTGGGGCGGCCGCAGCCTGAATGGGCACCGGTACAAATCACTATCGAAAACGAAACGGGATCAAGACGCGAGGAACGCTATTTACTAGTTCTGGTCAGTGCGTTGGAACAGCTATTGATGGGCATTCGACCTTATTGGGGAAATGAATCAGCACCTCTGCATGTTACTTTTGTTCGACAGTATAGCAAAAAATTCTGGTGCTCGATTTTGCCGTTAATCACGGGTCGTGGACATAACCTCAAGAAAGAAGACGGCTATGTCAGTTACAATACCCAGGTGCTGGAATTATCGCTGGATGATGAATATATCGTAGATGGCGAGCTGTTTCATGCCTCGCGCCAACATGGACCTCTACGCATCTCGGCTAGCGGACCCATCACCTTCCTCGTACTGTAA
- a CDS encoding DUF2959 domain-containing protein, translated as MMSLSRFFACLLLFSLSACSTLYYSGLEKIGIPKRDVLVHRVENARDTQEETKEQFKSALEQFTAVTNFKGGDLEAVYKKLNSEYEASVAKANEVSDRIAAIEDVSQALFDEWEQEIAQYSNASLKRSSQQKLVATQAHYQQLITTMKNAESKLQPVLTVFNDQVMYLKHNLNAQAIASLKGELGTLQSDVSSLISSMEKSINEANAFIKTMEKK; from the coding sequence ATGATGAGCTTATCTCGCTTCTTCGCTTGCCTGCTATTATTTTCTTTATCTGCTTGCTCCACCCTCTATTACAGTGGACTGGAAAAAATCGGAATTCCCAAGCGCGATGTGCTAGTGCATCGAGTGGAAAATGCGCGTGATACCCAAGAAGAAACCAAAGAGCAGTTCAAATCAGCTCTGGAGCAGTTCACCGCCGTGACCAACTTCAAAGGTGGTGACCTGGAAGCAGTCTACAAGAAATTGAACAGCGAATATGAAGCCAGCGTCGCTAAGGCGAACGAAGTCAGCGATCGCATTGCTGCCATCGAAGATGTCTCCCAGGCATTGTTTGACGAATGGGAACAGGAAATCGCCCAATATTCCAACGCATCACTTAAACGCAGCAGCCAGCAGAAGCTAGTAGCCACCCAAGCACACTACCAGCAATTGATCACCACCATGAAAAATGCCGAAAGCAAGCTTCAACCGGTGCTAACGGTATTCAATGATCAAGTCATGTACCTCAAACATAACCTGAACGCACAAGCAATTGCTTCATTGAAGGGAGAACTCGGCACACTCCAGTCTGATGTATCCTCACTCATTAGTTCGATGGAAAAATCTATCAATGAAGCTAATGCGTTTATTAAAACTATGGAGAAGAAGTGA
- a CDS encoding class I SAM-dependent methyltransferase, translating into MNCDSYNRIASQWDESRKEFYGREQDYLYLLLSDLPHHALVLDLGCGTGRPMAEYVISKGHGVLGIEQAEELIKLAKKRFPDEQWVLSPIEQYDFNNNFHAAIIWDSLFHIDRSRHAIILRNVVEKLPGGGKIMLTVGGSAHPAFTDTMFGQEFFYDSNTPEDTNHILRSLGCQILVGEFMNLPTKGRDKGRYAIVAQKVDRQQTENKFNTVQKQEFI; encoded by the coding sequence ATGAACTGCGACTCATACAACAGGATTGCCAGTCAGTGGGATGAATCCCGTAAAGAATTCTATGGGCGCGAGCAAGATTATCTTTATTTACTGTTGTCCGATTTACCGCATCATGCTTTAGTGTTAGATCTTGGCTGTGGTACCGGTCGTCCCATGGCAGAGTACGTGATTTCCAAAGGCCATGGAGTACTTGGCATTGAACAGGCCGAAGAATTAATCAAGCTTGCCAAGAAACGTTTTCCAGATGAGCAGTGGGTTCTGTCCCCTATTGAACAGTATGACTTCAATAACAATTTCCATGCTGCTATCATCTGGGATTCTCTATTTCATATTGATCGCTCGCGGCACGCCATTATCTTGCGCAACGTTGTCGAGAAACTGCCAGGAGGGGGAAAAATCATGCTTACAGTCGGCGGTTCTGCACACCCAGCATTTACTGACACTATGTTTGGGCAAGAATTTTTTTACGATTCTAATACGCCAGAGGATACTAACCATATTCTTCGTAGTCTAGGTTGTCAAATATTAGTAGGAGAATTCATGAACCTCCCCACCAAGGGTCGAGATAAAGGACGCTATGCTATCGTCGCGCAGAAAGTTGATAGACAGCAAACCGAAAATAAATTTAATACAGTGCAAAAGCAAGAATTTATCTAA
- a CDS encoding VOC family protein, giving the protein MSNNPVGWFEVYVQDLERARRFYEAVFEVKLEQLNSPSEMKIELWAFPMEKDGRGITGALVKKEGVSSGGNSVLVYFICTDCAFAAARAAASGGKIVQEKKSIGQYGFISLVVDTEGNMIGLHSME; this is encoded by the coding sequence GTGAGCAATAACCCAGTGGGATGGTTTGAAGTCTACGTGCAAGATCTCGAGCGGGCTAGGCGTTTTTATGAAGCTGTTTTTGAGGTTAAGCTGGAACAGCTTAACTCTCCTTCGGAAATGAAAATAGAATTATGGGCTTTTCCGATGGAAAAGGATGGAAGAGGAATAACTGGCGCATTGGTCAAGAAGGAAGGCGTCTCATCCGGTGGAAACAGCGTATTGGTTTACTTTATATGCACTGACTGCGCATTTGCGGCTGCTCGTGCGGCCGCTTCTGGAGGAAAAATAGTGCAAGAAAAGAAATCCATTGGTCAATACGGCTTTATTTCTTTGGTGGTGGATACCGAAGGCAATATGATTGGTCTACATTCGATGGAATAG
- the xth gene encoding exodeoxyribonuclease III: protein MKIVTWNVNSLKVRLPQVINWLVAHQPDILCLQETKLQDEFFPATEIAALGYHSVYTGQKMFNGVALLSKQNGADVVTAIPNLDDSQKRIIAATYEDVRVVCVYVPNGESIVSDKYQYKLMWLDALNRWLSKELEQYPRLALLGDFNIAPEDRDVHAPDLWRGQVLCSESERNAFQELLKLGFADSFRLFDQPDKSYTWWDYRMLAFRRNRGLRIDHIMLSSELASICKSCMIDKEPRKLERPSDHTPVIVEIAQDLEQARSCN from the coding sequence ATGAAAATCGTTACTTGGAATGTTAATTCACTTAAAGTTCGCCTGCCGCAGGTCATTAACTGGTTAGTGGCCCATCAACCAGATATATTATGTTTACAGGAAACTAAACTGCAGGACGAGTTTTTTCCAGCCACTGAGATTGCAGCGCTTGGCTATCACTCCGTTTATACTGGACAGAAAATGTTTAATGGCGTTGCGCTATTAAGTAAGCAAAATGGAGCTGATGTAGTTACGGCAATTCCCAATTTGGATGATAGCCAGAAACGAATCATCGCGGCGACTTATGAAGATGTACGCGTCGTCTGTGTGTATGTGCCCAATGGGGAAAGTATTGTATCGGATAAGTATCAATATAAGTTAATGTGGTTAGACGCACTGAACCGATGGCTCAGTAAGGAGCTGGAGCAATATCCGCGCTTAGCTTTGCTCGGAGATTTTAATATTGCACCGGAAGATCGAGATGTGCATGCTCCCGATTTGTGGAGAGGTCAGGTACTTTGCAGTGAGTCCGAAAGAAATGCCTTCCAGGAATTATTAAAACTCGGTTTCGCTGACAGTTTTCGTTTGTTTGATCAGCCAGATAAATCATACACGTGGTGGGATTACCGTATGCTCGCTTTCCGCCGCAACAGGGGATTGCGTATTGACCACATCATGCTCAGCAGCGAGCTGGCCAGTATCTGTAAAAGCTGCATGATCGATAAGGAGCCCAGAAAATTGGAACGGCCTTCTGATCATACTCCCGTTATAGTTGAAATTGCCCAGGACTTGGAACAAGCTCGATCCTGTAACTAA
- the fdxA gene encoding ferredoxin FdxA, translating into MTYVVTESCIKCKYTDCVDVCPVDCFREGPNFLVIDPDECIDCTLCVAECPVEAIYAEDDVPDNQRGFIALNEELSKIWKPIIEKKDAPQDADEWATVKDKLDKLER; encoded by the coding sequence ATGACTTATGTAGTAACTGAAAGCTGTATCAAATGTAAATATACTGATTGTGTCGATGTATGCCCGGTGGATTGCTTCCGCGAAGGTCCCAATTTTCTAGTAATTGACCCTGATGAATGTATTGACTGCACGTTATGTGTAGCTGAGTGCCCTGTGGAAGCGATTTATGCTGAAGATGATGTTCCTGACAATCAACGTGGTTTCATTGCCCTTAATGAGGAATTATCCAAAATCTGGAAACCTATCATCGAGAAAAAAGATGCGCCGCAGGATGCTGATGAATGGGCCACTGTTAAGGACAAACTGGATAAACTAGAGCGCTAA
- a CDS encoding transglutaminase-like domain-containing protein codes for MKRRDFIKLIGASITLLPITPSTFAQTASSSKWRSYRLSYQVTLPSTGKHARLWLPLPDTNDTPYQFTQGSVWNGNAKSAKFYTLPQTDFPAFYAEWSGDGERLVTVSSIVKTAQRQIDLQHYNAPAKAIIPDNIKRFLQSTQQIPLDGIVHQTASAITKESKNSSPLQKARLIYNWVIDNAAHDQSVRGRGKGDIKQMLANGNLKGKCADINGLFVGLARASGIPARQQFGIRMDESALNKNLGKFGDISTAQHCHAEFYLAGPGWVPVDPAGVCEVIALDNLPRNHEQTTALREKLFGTWEMNWVAFNHGENITLGQNSKAGKVPFFLYPHAEIDGKQLDNLDPQTFSYKIVSAALIGTGAKL; via the coding sequence ATGAAACGCAGGGATTTTATCAAATTGATCGGTGCAAGTATTACCTTGCTTCCTATCACTCCATCAACTTTTGCGCAAACCGCGAGTTCTAGTAAATGGCGCAGTTATCGGTTGTCATATCAAGTGACGTTACCTTCAACGGGTAAGCATGCACGTCTTTGGTTACCATTGCCGGATACCAACGACACGCCTTATCAGTTTACTCAAGGGAGTGTTTGGAATGGTAACGCCAAATCAGCAAAGTTTTATACCCTTCCTCAAACGGATTTTCCTGCATTTTATGCTGAATGGAGCGGGGATGGAGAGCGCCTTGTCACAGTGAGCAGCATCGTCAAGACTGCACAACGGCAAATTGATCTACAACATTATAATGCACCAGCCAAAGCAATTATTCCTGACAATATCAAACGTTTCCTGCAATCTACGCAACAAATACCATTAGATGGGATTGTGCACCAAACCGCTTCTGCCATTACCAAAGAAAGTAAAAACAGTTCTCCTTTGCAGAAAGCCAGGCTTATTTACAATTGGGTAATTGATAATGCTGCTCATGATCAGAGCGTGCGTGGTAGAGGAAAGGGCGATATTAAGCAAATGCTGGCAAATGGCAACTTGAAAGGAAAGTGTGCGGACATTAATGGCTTATTCGTTGGCTTGGCGCGCGCCTCAGGCATTCCTGCACGGCAGCAATTTGGTATCCGGATGGACGAATCAGCGTTGAACAAAAATTTAGGTAAGTTTGGCGATATCAGTACAGCGCAGCATTGCCATGCGGAGTTTTACCTTGCCGGTCCTGGCTGGGTGCCCGTTGATCCGGCTGGTGTGTGTGAAGTCATCGCATTAGATAACTTGCCGCGCAATCATGAGCAAACTACCGCATTGAGAGAAAAATTGTTCGGCACTTGGGAAATGAATTGGGTGGCTTTTAACCATGGAGAAAATATTACCTTGGGTCAGAATAGCAAAGCAGGAAAAGTACCCTTCTTCCTGTATCCACATGCTGAAATAGATGGAAAGCAATTGGATAACCTTGATCCGCAAACATTTTCATATAAAATTGTGTCAGCAGCATTGATTGGTACAGGAGCAAAACTTTAG
- a CDS encoding alpha/beta hydrolase, which translates to MPTPLSQQLPAIELETGAQPTHSILWMHGLGADGNDFVPIIHELKLPPDTAIRFIFPHAPKQPVSINQGFIMRAWYDIKPPNLNHYEDEAGIRRSQYAITALIERENQRGISSNHIVLAGFSQGGVMALQVGLRHPDKLGGIMALSSYLPLAHTLAKETHHANTSTSIFMAHGSHDPIVPIHLAKTSRQQLVEAGYQVEWHEYPMEHSVCSEELADISRWLQQVLR; encoded by the coding sequence ATGCCCACCCCTTTATCACAGCAACTTCCAGCAATTGAGCTAGAAACAGGCGCACAACCAACTCATTCAATTTTGTGGATGCATGGGCTTGGCGCTGACGGTAATGATTTCGTGCCTATTATACATGAGCTCAAGCTACCACCTGACACCGCAATACGTTTTATTTTTCCTCACGCACCAAAACAACCGGTAAGCATTAATCAAGGCTTTATTATGCGTGCATGGTATGACATTAAGCCTCCAAATTTAAATCATTATGAAGATGAAGCAGGTATTCGTCGCTCCCAATATGCAATCACGGCACTGATTGAGCGAGAAAATCAACGTGGCATTTCTTCTAACCATATTGTATTAGCTGGATTTTCTCAAGGAGGCGTCATGGCTTTACAAGTTGGCCTGCGCCACCCAGACAAATTAGGAGGCATTATGGCGCTATCAAGTTATCTACCGTTAGCGCATACCCTTGCCAAGGAAACACATCATGCTAATACCTCCACCTCCATTTTTATGGCGCATGGCAGCCATGATCCTATTGTACCAATCCACCTGGCGAAAACTTCCCGGCAACAGCTAGTGGAAGCCGGCTATCAAGTTGAATGGCATGAGTATCCAATGGAGCATTCTGTCTGTTCTGAGGAGCTGGCCGATATAAGCAGATGGTTACAGCAAGTGTTGCGATGA
- a CDS encoding Arm DNA-binding domain-containing protein translates to MQSTGKYWRMDYRYANKRKTLAIVVYPTVTLTAARKKRDEARDLLAKGVDPSLAKAINKQVKKHAHENTFEAIALEWHIKQSTT, encoded by the coding sequence GTGCAATCCACGGGGAAGTATTGGCGCATGGATTACCGCTATGCAAATAAGCGTAAAACGCTGGCTATCGTTGTTTATCCAACCGTTACCCTTACTGCTGCACGTAAGAAAAGAGATGAGGCAAGAGATTTGCTAGCTAAGGGTGTTGACCCAAGCCTAGCTAAAGCCATTAACAAGCAAGTCAAGAAACATGCTCACGAAAACACATTTGAAGCTATAGCACTTGAATGGCATATTAAACAATCAACTACTTAG